Proteins encoded together in one Lysinibacillus sp. FSL K6-0232 window:
- a CDS encoding DNA polymerase IV encodes MAHKGRVIFHVDMNSFYASVEQAHHPDLKGKPLAIAGNPKERRGILVTCSYEARALGIYTTMTVYEAQRKCPELLLLPPDFPKYRAASKEIFTILRSYTDLVEPVSIDEGYMDVTALSKERHALSIAQEIQQRILTELDLPCSIGIAPNKFLAKTASDRRKPMGITILRIRDLEQLLWPDEVVKMHGIGVSTAKKLNAHGIFTIGDLAQTDEYTIKQMLGKNGVRLRARANGIDDRAVDPEAIFDTKSVGNSTTLPEDVSDIRALHKTIEGLCKKVAERLDAKRLAGSTVSIQIRDAHWQNHTRSKTMTNVLYRFEDIFPVACALFDRHWDETPVRLLGVTISNVVDRKDYSQQLSIFNFQEHVKDEPILKIVDEIEERFGKGMIQRGVDLGKRSSYQSQTSFSKDFLDDHH; translated from the coding sequence ATGGCTCATAAAGGGCGCGTTATTTTTCATGTGGATATGAATAGCTTTTATGCCTCTGTGGAGCAGGCACATCATCCTGACTTAAAGGGCAAGCCCCTTGCCATAGCTGGCAATCCAAAGGAGCGGCGTGGTATTTTAGTGACCTGCTCCTATGAAGCGAGGGCACTTGGCATTTATACGACTATGACGGTTTATGAGGCACAACGTAAATGTCCTGAGCTATTGCTACTGCCACCTGATTTTCCAAAGTATCGTGCAGCCTCAAAAGAAATATTTACCATTCTTCGTAGCTATACAGATTTAGTGGAGCCTGTTTCGATTGATGAGGGCTATATGGATGTGACGGCATTAAGCAAGGAAAGACATGCCCTTAGTATTGCCCAGGAAATACAGCAGCGTATTTTAACAGAGCTTGATTTACCTTGCTCCATAGGCATTGCTCCAAATAAATTTTTAGCGAAAACGGCTTCTGATCGTAGAAAGCCAATGGGCATTACCATTTTGCGAATACGTGACCTGGAACAACTGCTGTGGCCAGATGAGGTAGTAAAAATGCATGGTATTGGTGTAAGCACAGCGAAAAAATTAAATGCACATGGCATATTTACCATTGGTGATTTAGCGCAAACGGATGAGTATACTATCAAGCAAATGTTGGGAAAAAATGGTGTGCGCCTTCGTGCAAGGGCGAATGGCATTGATGACCGTGCAGTAGACCCAGAGGCTATTTTTGATACAAAAAGTGTAGGCAATTCTACAACATTGCCTGAAGATGTATCAGATATTCGCGCATTGCATAAAACGATTGAAGGGCTATGTAAAAAAGTAGCAGAGCGGCTAGATGCGAAGCGTTTAGCAGGCTCCACTGTGAGCATTCAAATCAGGGATGCTCATTGGCAAAATCATACACGCTCAAAAACAATGACCAATGTCCTTTACCGTTTTGAGGATATTTTTCCTGTTGCATGTGCATTATTTGATAGGCATTGGGATGAAACACCTGTTAGATTACTTGGTGTTACTATTTCCAATGTTGTTGACCGCAAAGATTATTCACAGCAGTTATCCATTTTTAATTTTCAGGAGCATGTAAAGGATGAACCGATTTTAAAAATTGTGGATGAAATAGAGGAACGCTTTGGTAAGGGCATGATTCAGCGGGGTGTCGATCTTGGCAAGCGTTCGTCCTATCAATCTCAAACAAGCTTTAGTAAAGATTTTTTAGACGATCATCACTAA
- a CDS encoding alpha/beta fold hydrolase has protein sequence MNYKEYGNSNKPLMMFIHGGGVGGWMWDKQVQHFSNYHCIVPELLSVAPFSIEHCANKLVQLIEEKANGKTVIVIGFSLGAQIAIQMLSIKPNVSDFTMINSALVIPSPTMTRLMQPVIQLTFPLVKNKAFAKLQAKALYIDDRYFERYYHESSTMHVEVLLQILQENMSFSIPPNFHKAQGGILITVGAQEKSIMKKSAKALLQHHPTCHGVILGNIGHGVSLAKPAFFNDFVEHWLKDGQLPKGTVMESIKRHD, from the coding sequence ATGAATTATAAGGAATATGGCAATAGCAACAAGCCATTGATGATGTTTATTCATGGAGGTGGCGTAGGGGGATGGATGTGGGATAAACAAGTGCAGCATTTTTCCAACTATCACTGTATTGTACCAGAGCTTTTATCAGTAGCTCCATTTTCCATTGAGCATTGTGCCAACAAGCTTGTACAGTTAATTGAAGAAAAGGCAAATGGCAAAACAGTTATTGTGATTGGCTTTTCCTTAGGTGCGCAAATTGCTATTCAAATGCTTAGTATAAAGCCGAATGTCAGCGATTTTACGATGATTAATAGCGCACTTGTGATCCCTTCACCTACTATGACAAGGCTTATGCAGCCAGTGATTCAACTAACATTTCCACTTGTTAAAAATAAAGCATTTGCTAAGCTACAAGCGAAAGCCTTATATATTGATGACCGTTATTTTGAACGCTATTATCATGAGAGCTCCACTATGCATGTGGAGGTATTGCTGCAAATCCTGCAAGAGAATATGTCGTTTTCTATTCCACCCAATTTCCATAAAGCACAGGGAGGAATTTTAATTACAGTGGGCGCTCAAGAAAAAAGCATAATGAAAAAATCCGCCAAAGCATTGCTTCAGCATCATCCTACTTGTCATGGGGTAATATTGGGGAATATTGGTCACGGTGTGTCGTTAGCGAAGCCTGCCTTTTTCAATGATTTTGTTGAACATTGGCTAAAGGATGGGCAATTGCCTAAGGGCACGGTGATGGAATCAATAAAACGCCACGATTAA
- a CDS encoding SDR family oxidoreductase: MKFLVLGATGMAGHMIAIYLCEQGHHVTTYSRTAFPYGNNIVGDITDRQFLQALLATTDADIVVNCIGMLNNACEQYPAKSIFLNSYLPHAIAAHLKDRETRLIQLSTDCVFSGKAAPYYEQSTRDGETFYDRTKGLGEIDNNKHLTFRNSIIGPDLQKDGIGLFNWFMQQHGSINGYTGALWTGVTTLTLAKAIEQAAKEGLTGLYHLVHTTNISKYDLLQLLNQYFRNNTINILPDPLINVDKTLINTRHDFSFVVPSYQAMIVEMKDWMLQHKNLYPHYHKRHDIY; encoded by the coding sequence ATGAAATTTTTAGTGCTTGGTGCTACAGGCATGGCTGGTCATATGATTGCTATATATTTATGTGAGCAAGGGCATCATGTTACCACCTACTCCAGAACAGCCTTTCCCTATGGCAACAATATTGTCGGCGATATTACAGATCGTCAATTTTTACAAGCGCTCTTAGCAACTACCGATGCTGATATTGTTGTTAATTGTATTGGTATGTTAAACAATGCCTGTGAACAATATCCTGCTAAAAGTATTTTTTTAAATAGCTATTTACCCCATGCCATTGCCGCTCACCTAAAAGATCGCGAAACAAGGCTAATTCAGCTTAGTACCGATTGCGTTTTTTCGGGAAAAGCCGCCCCCTATTATGAACAAAGCACACGGGATGGAGAAACCTTTTATGATCGTACAAAGGGCTTAGGGGAAATTGATAACAACAAGCATTTAACATTCCGCAACTCTATTATTGGCCCTGATCTACAAAAGGATGGCATCGGGCTGTTTAATTGGTTTATGCAGCAGCATGGCTCCATTAACGGCTATACAGGTGCGCTTTGGACGGGCGTTACCACACTGACCTTGGCAAAAGCGATTGAACAGGCTGCCAAAGAAGGTTTAACAGGACTCTATCATTTAGTCCATACAACAAATATTTCAAAATATGATCTTTTACAATTATTGAATCAATATTTTAGAAACAATACCATCAATATTCTTCCTGATCCACTTATCAATGTCGATAAAACATTAATCAATACAAGACATGATTTCTCCTTTGTTGTTCCTAGCTATCAAGCTATGATTGTAGAGATGAAGGACTGGATGCTACAGCATAAAAATTTATATCCTCATTATCATAAACGCCATGATATATATTAA